The following nucleotide sequence is from Candidatus Jordarchaeales archaeon.
GGTTGGTTGGAGGAGGTTGGGTGCGGAGAGGGTGAAGGATACACCGTCAATATTCCGCTTCCTTCGGGGACAGGGGATCAGGAGTACCTCTATGCGCTCGAGGAGATAATGGTGCCTATAGCGGATGACTATGCACCAGAGTTTATGCTGGTATCGGCTGGGTTTGACACGCATTACTCTGACCCTATAACTTCCATGAGTCTCACTTCTCGTGGTCACCGTAAAATAGCAGAAGTCATCCTCGATACCGCGAAGAGAAAATGCGGTGGAAGGGTGGTTTTTGTCTTAGAGGGAGGGTATAGTCTTTCAGCAATACCGAAAAGCATAGCTAATATTCTATGCCTCATGGCTGGGGTGGATAAAGAGTGGGACGATAAAAAAGTTGAGGGTGTAGGGTTAGAGAAAGTCAAAAAGCGAGTTGAGGAAGTAAAACAGGTCCTTAAACCCTATTGGAAATTCTAGTTGAAGGTGGTGTGATTGAAACTATTCAGGATTGCAACAGAAGAAGAAATTAAATCGGGTAAAACAACAGATGTGTACTTCCTAAGAACTGTTGAAGTCTTAAAGAAAAAAGGTCTTGACGGAGTGAAGGTTACAGCTGAGGCGACAACTGGTTCATTGCCCAGGTCTTGGCCTTGGGCTGTGCTGGCAGGTGTGTCAGAAGTAGCACATTTGCTGGAGGGGAAAAACGTCGACGTTTATTCAATGCCTGAAGGGACCATTTTTAGACCGAGCGACTACAAAGGGTTTCGAGAGCCTGTGATGGTTGTTGAGGGAGCCTACGGTGAGTTCGCTGTGCTTGAAACCCCTATGCTTGGACTCATATGTCAGGCTTCGGGGATAGCAACGTCTGCTGCAAGACTGCGCAAGCTTGCTCCAAACAAACTAATCCTTTCGTTCGGTATAAGACGAATGCACCCGGCAATCAGCCCTTTAATAGACTACTGCTGTTACATAGGAGGGCTGGACGGAGTTTCCGGCGTTCTTGGAGCTGAGCTGCTAGGCATACAGCCAAGTGGAACTATGCCACATGCGCTTATAATAGTATTCGGCGACCAAGTTAAGGCATGGAAGGCTTTCGACGAAGTCTTGCCCGCCGAAGTTCCTAGGATAGCATTATGCGACACTTGGTTTGACGAAAAAACTGAGGTAATAATGGCTGCTGAGGCACTTGGAAACAAGCTTTGGGGGGTACGCTTAGACACGCCGAGCAGCAGAAGAGGAGATTTCGCCGCAATAGTAAGAGAGATCAGATGGGAATTAGATATAAGAGGCTACAAGAACGTCAAAATACTCGTTTCAGGCGGAATAGGGGAGGAAGAGATAAAGCAGCTTAGTGAAGCGGGAGTAGATGGATTTGGCGTGGGGACATGGTGCAGTAATTCTCCTGTAGTCGATTTCGCCCTCGATATAGTGGAAATTTCAGGAAGACCTGTAGCCAAG
It contains:
- a CDS encoding nicotinate phosphoribosyltransferase — translated: MKLFRIATEEEIKSGKTTDVYFLRTVEVLKKKGLDGVKVTAEATTGSLPRSWPWAVLAGVSEVAHLLEGKNVDVYSMPEGTIFRPSDYKGFREPVMVVEGAYGEFAVLETPMLGLICQASGIATSAARLRKLAPNKLILSFGIRRMHPAISPLIDYCCYIGGLDGVSGVLGAELLGIQPSGTMPHALIIVFGDQVKAWKAFDEVLPAEVPRIALCDTWFDEKTEVIMAAEALGNKLWGVRLDTPSSRRGDFAAIVREIRWELDIRGYKNVKILVSGGIGEEEIKQLSEAGVDGFGVGTWCSNSPVVDFALDIVEISGRPVAKRGKLGGKKQVWRCKKCFIDVVKPAKEETPPECPNCKTRMEAMLQPLIKGGEIVAELPSPQEIRRYVLDQLSRVTI